A single Desulfovibrio piger DNA region contains:
- a CDS encoding respiratory nitrate reductase subunit gamma — MTTLFYILAYLAVIGFVATAAIKVKGYLAASPLHARWELYPVPHEGPKGSYGGSFMEETDWWTKPRHVDHLGDIKALLEEVLFLHATFTHNLKLWFRTYPFHLGLYMLMGGTIILVIAAFLRLFGMNPDGGFLTFVHNVINAISLLGMFGIIGGGIGLICRRLHDEGLRKYTTPEHFFNLGVFIVFALVGLVAWAFNPSFARLSGDFIYNLLTFNFAEINSSTFMLHMLLGFFVLIWIPMTHMGHLIFKYFTYHDIRWGDTPTDFSQKNNEKMKQALQFKVSWAADHINGQGTKTWLDIATESPKKD; from the coding sequence ATGACAACTCTGTTCTACATCCTGGCCTACCTTGCAGTAATCGGCTTTGTGGCGACTGCCGCCATCAAGGTGAAAGGCTACCTGGCTGCCAGCCCCCTGCACGCCCGCTGGGAGCTCTACCCCGTGCCGCATGAAGGCCCCAAAGGCTCCTATGGCGGCAGCTTCATGGAAGAGACCGACTGGTGGACCAAGCCCCGTCACGTGGACCACCTGGGCGACATCAAGGCCCTGCTGGAAGAAGTGCTCTTCCTGCACGCCACCTTCACCCACAACCTCAAGCTGTGGTTCCGCACCTACCCCTTCCACCTGGGCCTGTACATGCTGATGGGCGGCACCATCATCCTGGTCATCGCCGCCTTCCTGCGCCTGTTCGGCATGAACCCTGACGGCGGCTTCCTGACCTTCGTGCACAACGTCATCAATGCCATCAGCCTGCTGGGCATGTTCGGCATCATCGGTGGCGGCATCGGCCTGATCTGCCGCCGCCTGCACGACGAAGGCCTGCGCAAGTACACCACCCCCGAACACTTCTTCAACCTGGGCGTGTTCATCGTCTTCGCCCTGGTGGGTCTGGTGGCCTGGGCCTTCAATCCTTCCTTCGCCCGCCTGTCCGGTGACTTCATCTACAACCTGCTCACCTTCAACTTTGCCGAGATCAACAGCAGCACCTTCATGCTGCACATGCTGCTGGGCTTCTTCGTGCTGATCTGGATCCCCATGACCCACATGGGCCACCTGATCTTCAAGTACTTCACCTACCATGACATCCGCTGGGGCGACACCCCCACCGATTTCAGCCAGAAGAACAACGAAAAGATGAAGCAGGCCCTGCAGTTCAAGGTGAGCTGGGCTGCCGACCACATCAACGGTCAGGGCACCAAGACCTGGCTGGACATCGCTACCGAATCCCCCAAGAAGGACTAG
- the rpoC gene encoding DNA-directed RNA polymerase subunit beta', translated as MSLDDLFTARGTSANVTNIRNLKAIQISIASPEAIREWSYGEVKKPETINYRTFKPERDGLFCAKIFGPVKDYECNCGKYKRMKHRGIVCEKCGVEVIASKVRRERMGHIELAAPVAHIWFLKTLPSKIGTLLDMTMADLEKVLYFDSYIVLDPGQTNLQRRQVISEDQYLQILDHYGTEDALTVGMGAEAVRSLLEELDLEKLRTELREESETTKSQTKKKKLTKRLKIVEAFLESNNKPEWMIMEVIPVIPPELRPLVPLDGGRFATSDLNDLYRRVINRNNRLKRLIELGAPDIIIRNEKRMLQEAVDALFDNGRRGRAIAGTNGRPLKSLSDMIKGKQGRFRQNLLGKRVDYSGRSVITVGPYLKLHQCGLPKKMALELFKPFIYSELEKRGYASTIKSAKKMVEREELVVWDILSEVVREYPIMLNRAPTLHRLGIQAFEPLLVEGKAIRLHPLVCSAYNADFDGDQMAVHIPLSVEAQIECRVLMMSTNNILSPANGGPVIVPSQDIVLGLYYMTSERSFEKGEGMTFCGPWEVEAAYDADAVSLHARINVRMPDGKKYRTTPGRVLVSNILPKEMSFENVNLVLTKKMIAKLVENCYRQCGIKATVILCDNLKNMGYEFATRAGVSIGVKDLIIPARKKDILAASQAEVDDIERQYRDGIITRTEKYNKVVDVWTKATQDVSTEMIKEISYDILKDPKTGREEKNQSFNSIFMMSTSGARGNQDQMRQLAGMRGLMAKPSGEIIETPITSSFREGLSVLQYFTSTHGARKGLADTALKTANSGYLTRRLVDVVQDVIVSEHDCGTVDGIELTHLREGGDIKTPVWERAMGRVLLYPVYDPEDAEKVLLPENTLIDEAEAAVLREHGVSSITVRSPLTCQAERGICALCYGRDLARGHLVNTGETVGIIAAQSIGEPGTQLTMRTFHIGGTASSTIEKNKFEAQNTGRVILNRVRAVTNRDGIQLVLGKSGQLTIVDPQGREREKYILPNGARLHVTDGQEVTKGTVLAEWDPFNEPFVSEEEGIIRFTDIVDGKTVQEKVDDVTRQASLTIMEYRTTNYRPSISVCDENGNVKQRPHSVASAVYSLPVGSIIMVKDGEAIQAGDIIARKPRETSKTKDIVGGLPRVAELFEVRKPKDMAVVSEISGTVSYAGESKGKRKLVVTPEIGDAKEYLVPKGKHITVADGDFVEAGDPLTEGSPELHDILRTRGEKYLARYLVDEIQEVYRFQGVGIDDKHIEVIVRQMLKKVTVLDSGGTSFLVGEQVDKAEFKAENHKAIIEGRQPATAEPLVLGITQASLTTSSFISAASFQETTKVLTEASLKGKMDYLRGLKENVIVGRLIPAGTGYREYVHGDITVPDQKERPDKFLEDLEENPVLVDLGQ; from the coding sequence ATGAGCCTGGACGATCTCTTCACTGCACGCGGCACGTCGGCCAATGTGACCAACATCCGCAACCTGAAAGCCATCCAGATTTCCATCGCCTCGCCCGAAGCCATCCGCGAATGGTCCTACGGTGAGGTCAAGAAACCGGAAACCATCAACTACCGTACCTTCAAGCCGGAGCGCGACGGCCTGTTCTGCGCCAAGATCTTCGGCCCCGTGAAGGACTACGAGTGCAACTGCGGCAAGTACAAGCGCATGAAGCACCGCGGCATCGTCTGCGAAAAGTGCGGCGTTGAAGTCATTGCCTCCAAGGTGCGCCGCGAGCGCATGGGCCACATCGAACTGGCCGCGCCCGTGGCCCACATCTGGTTCCTCAAGACCCTGCCCTCCAAGATCGGTACCCTGCTCGACATGACCATGGCCGATCTGGAAAAGGTCCTGTACTTCGATTCCTACATCGTGCTCGATCCCGGCCAGACCAATCTGCAGCGCCGCCAGGTCATCTCTGAAGACCAGTACCTGCAGATCCTGGACCACTACGGCACCGAAGACGCCCTGACCGTGGGCATGGGCGCCGAGGCCGTGCGCTCCCTTCTGGAAGAGCTGGATCTGGAAAAGCTGCGCACCGAACTGCGCGAAGAAAGCGAGACCACCAAGAGCCAGACCAAGAAGAAGAAGCTCACCAAGCGCCTGAAGATCGTCGAGGCCTTCCTGGAGTCCAACAACAAGCCCGAATGGATGATCATGGAAGTCATTCCCGTCATCCCGCCGGAGCTGCGTCCCCTGGTGCCCCTGGACGGCGGCCGTTTCGCCACCTCCGACCTCAACGACCTGTACCGCCGCGTCATCAACCGCAACAACCGTCTGAAGCGCCTCATCGAACTGGGCGCTCCCGACATCATCATCCGCAACGAAAAGCGCATGTTGCAGGAAGCCGTGGACGCCCTGTTCGACAACGGCCGCCGCGGTCGCGCCATCGCCGGTACCAACGGTCGTCCGCTCAAGTCCCTGTCCGACATGATCAAGGGCAAGCAGGGCCGCTTCCGCCAGAACCTGCTGGGCAAGCGCGTGGACTACTCCGGCCGTTCCGTCATCACCGTGGGCCCCTACCTCAAGCTGCACCAGTGCGGCCTGCCCAAGAAGATGGCCCTGGAGCTGTTCAAGCCCTTCATCTATTCGGAGCTGGAAAAGCGCGGCTACGCCTCCACCATCAAGAGCGCCAAGAAGATGGTGGAGCGTGAGGAGCTGGTGGTCTGGGACATCCTCTCGGAAGTGGTGCGCGAATACCCCATCATGCTCAACCGTGCCCCTACCCTGCACCGCCTGGGCATCCAGGCCTTTGAGCCCCTGCTGGTGGAAGGCAAGGCCATCCGTCTGCATCCCCTGGTCTGCTCGGCCTACAACGCCGACTTCGACGGTGACCAGATGGCCGTGCACATCCCGCTTTCCGTGGAAGCGCAGATCGAATGCCGCGTGCTCATGATGAGCACCAACAACATCCTCTCGCCCGCCAACGGCGGTCCTGTCATCGTGCCTTCCCAGGACATCGTTCTGGGCCTGTACTACATGACCTCCGAGCGCAGCTTCGAGAAGGGCGAGGGCATGACCTTCTGCGGTCCCTGGGAAGTGGAGGCCGCCTATGACGCCGATGCCGTGTCCCTGCACGCCCGCATCAACGTGCGCATGCCCGACGGCAAGAAGTACCGCACCACGCCCGGCCGCGTGCTGGTGAGCAACATCCTGCCCAAGGAAATGTCCTTCGAGAACGTCAACCTGGTGCTGACCAAGAAGATGATCGCCAAGCTGGTGGAAAACTGCTATCGCCAGTGCGGCATCAAGGCCACGGTCATCCTCTGCGACAATCTGAAGAACATGGGTTATGAGTTCGCTACCCGCGCCGGTGTCAGTATCGGTGTGAAGGACCTCATCATCCCGGCCCGCAAGAAGGACATCCTGGCCGCTTCCCAGGCCGAGGTGGACGACATCGAACGCCAGTACCGCGACGGTATCATCACCCGTACCGAAAAGTACAACAAGGTCGTCGATGTGTGGACCAAGGCCACCCAGGACGTCTCCACGGAAATGATCAAGGAGATCTCGTACGATATCCTGAAGGATCCCAAGACCGGCCGTGAAGAGAAGAACCAGAGCTTCAACTCCATCTTCATGATGTCCACCTCCGGTGCCCGAGGCAACCAGGACCAGATGCGCCAGCTGGCCGGTATGCGCGGTCTGATGGCCAAGCCTTCCGGTGAGATCATCGAAACGCCCATCACCTCGTCCTTCCGCGAAGGCCTGTCGGTGCTGCAGTACTTCACCTCCACCCACGGCGCCCGCAAGGGTCTGGCCGACACCGCCCTGAAGACGGCCAACTCCGGTTACCTGACCCGCCGTCTGGTGGACGTGGTGCAGGACGTGATCGTCTCCGAACACGACTGCGGCACGGTGGACGGCATCGAGCTGACCCACCTGCGCGAAGGCGGCGACATCAAGACCCCGGTGTGGGAACGCGCCATGGGCCGTGTGCTGCTCTACCCCGTCTACGATCCCGAAGACGCGGAAAAGGTGCTGCTGCCCGAGAACACCCTCATCGACGAGGCCGAGGCCGCTGTGCTGCGTGAACACGGCGTCAGCTCCATCACGGTGCGCTCGCCCCTCACCTGCCAGGCCGAGCGCGGCATCTGCGCCCTGTGCTACGGCCGCGACCTGGCCCGCGGGCACCTGGTCAACACCGGCGAGACCGTGGGCATCATCGCCGCCCAGTCCATCGGTGAACCCGGCACCCAGCTGACCATGCGTACCTTCCACATCGGCGGTACCGCATCCAGCACCATCGAAAAGAACAAGTTCGAAGCCCAGAACACCGGCCGCGTCATCCTCAACCGCGTGCGCGCCGTCACCAACCGCGACGGCATCCAGCTGGTGCTGGGCAAGAGCGGCCAGCTGACCATCGTGGATCCGCAGGGCCGCGAACGCGAAAAGTACATCCTGCCCAACGGCGCCCGCCTGCATGTGACCGACGGTCAGGAAGTGACCAAGGGCACCGTGCTGGCCGAGTGGGACCCCTTCAACGAACCCTTCGTGTCCGAGGAAGAGGGCATCATCCGCTTCACCGACATCGTGGACGGCAAGACCGTGCAGGAAAAGGTGGACGACGTGACGCGTCAGGCCTCCCTGACCATCATGGAATACCGCACCACCAACTACCGCCCGTCCATCTCGGTCTGCGACGAGAACGGTAACGTCAAGCAGCGTCCGCACAGCGTGGCGTCCGCCGTGTACAGCCTGCCCGTGGGCTCCATCATCATGGTCAAGGACGGCGAGGCCATCCAGGCCGGCGACATCATCGCCCGCAAGCCCCGCGAAACGTCCAAGACCAAGGACATCGTGGGTGGTCTTCCCCGCGTGGCCGAGCTCTTCGAAGTCCGCAAGCCCAAGGACATGGCCGTGGTCTCCGAGATCTCCGGCACCGTGTCCTACGCCGGCGAATCCAAGGGCAAGCGCAAGCTTGTGGTGACCCCCGAGATCGGTGACGCCAAGGAATACCTGGTGCCCAAGGGCAAGCACATCACCGTGGCCGACGGCGACTTTGTGGAAGCCGGCGATCCGCTGACCGAAGGTTCGCCCGAGCTGCACGACATCCTGCGCACCCGCGGTGAAAAGTACCTGGCCCGCTACCTCGTGGACGAGATCCAGGAAGTGTACCGCTTCCAGGGCGTGGGCATCGACGACAAGCACATCGAAGTCATCGTGCGCCAGATGCTCAAGAAGGTCACCGTGCTGGATTCCGGCGGCACCAGCTTCCTGGTGGGCGAGCAGGTGGACAAGGCCGAGTTCAAGGCCGAGAACCACAAGGCCATCATCGAAGGCCGCCAGCCCGCCACCGCCGAACCGCTGGTGCTGGGCATCACCCAGGCCTCGCTGACCACCTCGTCCTTCATCTCGGCGGCTTCCTTCCAGGAAACCACCAAGGTGCTCACCGAGGCTTCCCTCAAGGGCAAGATGGACTACCTGCGCGGCCTCAAGGAAAACGTCATCGTGGGCCGTCTCATCCCCGCCGGGACGGGCTATCGCGAATATGTCCACGGCGACATCACCGTGCCCGACCAGAAGGAACGCCCGGACAAGTTCCTGGAGGATCTGGAAGAGAACCCCGTGCTGGTGGATCTGGGCCAGTAG